Proteins encoded together in one Prionailurus viverrinus isolate Anna chromosome B1, UM_Priviv_1.0, whole genome shotgun sequence window:
- the LOC125164305 gene encoding beta-defensin 106A-like has product MRTFLFLFAVLFLLAPARNAFFDEKCSKLQGRCVNSCQKNEELVALCQKSLKCCLTLQPCWKNTND; this is encoded by the exons ATGAGGacattcctctttctctttgctgttctcttccttctggccCCAG CCAGGAACGCGTTTTTTGACGAGAAATGCTCCAAGCTTCAAGGGAGGTGCGTGAATTCTTGTCAGAAAAATGAAGAACTTGTTGCTCTCTGCCAGAAGTCTCTGAAATGCTGCCTGACCCTCCAGCCATGTTGGAAGAACACAAATGATTAA